In Marinobacter sp. LQ44, the following are encoded in one genomic region:
- the urtE gene encoding urea ABC transporter ATP-binding subunit UrtE — translation MLKIQKLNQYYGESHTLWDLDLDIPQGQCTCVMGRNGVGKTTLMKCIMGEETTKSGSIEFAQDVELTKKKIEDRSRLGIGYVPQGRQIFPLLTVEENLRTGLAVRKDGSKKIPERVYELFPVLKEMKRRRGGDLSGGQQQQLAIGRALVIEPRLLILDEPGEGIQPNIVAQIGEVIRRLIEEDGLTVLLVEQKLPFARKYADRFAILDRGRRVAEDEIVGLTDELIKKHLTV, via the coding sequence ATGCTCAAGATCCAGAAGCTGAACCAATACTACGGTGAAAGCCACACCCTCTGGGACCTGGACCTGGACATCCCCCAGGGCCAGTGCACCTGCGTAATGGGCCGCAACGGCGTGGGCAAAACCACCCTGATGAAATGCATCATGGGCGAGGAAACCACCAAAAGCGGCAGCATCGAATTCGCCCAGGATGTGGAACTCACCAAAAAGAAAATCGAAGACCGATCACGCCTCGGCATCGGCTACGTGCCCCAGGGCAGGCAGATATTCCCGCTGCTGACCGTGGAAGAAAACCTGCGCACCGGTTTGGCAGTGCGTAAAGACGGCAGCAAGAAAATTCCGGAGCGGGTGTATGAGCTGTTTCCGGTGCTGAAGGAAATGAAACGCCGCAGAGGCGGTGACCTGTCTGGCGGGCAGCAACAGCAACTGGCCATAGGGCGGGCGCTGGTGATCGAGCCCAGGCTGCTGATTCTGGATGAGCCGGGGGAGGGGATTCAGCCGAACATCGTCGCTCAAATCGGAGAAGTGATCCGCCGGCTTATCGAAGAGGATGGACTCACTGTTCTGCTGGTTGAGCAGAAGTTGCCGTTTGCGCGGAAGTATGCGGATCGGTTTGCGATTTTGGATCGGGGGAGGCGGGTTGCTGAGGATGAGATTGTGGGGTTGACTGATGAACTGATCAAGAAGCATCTGACTGTGTGA
- the urtD gene encoding urea ABC transporter ATP-binding protein UrtD, with product MSMFEQLANRDRVFEFLAPAASPVDVRHGPILYLEDVNVSFDGFKAINNLNLTIDDGELRCIIGPNGAGKTTMMDIITGKTRPDTGSVWFGSRHNLLTMNEPDIASLGIGRKFQKPTVFEALTVFENLELAMAADKRIFPTLTAIMKPEYRDRIDEVLEMIKLKTLRDKPAGILSHGQKQWLEIGMLLMQKPRLLLVDEPVAGMTEQEMERTAELLTSLAGKQSVVVVEHDMGFVRSIARQVTVLHQGSVLAEGTMDQVSNDPEVIKVYLGEEA from the coding sequence ATGAGCATGTTCGAACAACTGGCCAACCGCGACCGGGTATTTGAATTCCTGGCCCCCGCCGCCTCCCCGGTGGATGTGCGCCATGGCCCGATCCTGTACCTGGAAGACGTGAACGTGAGCTTTGACGGCTTCAAGGCCATCAACAACCTGAACCTGACCATCGACGACGGCGAGCTGCGCTGCATTATCGGCCCCAACGGCGCGGGCAAAACCACCATGATGGACATCATCACCGGCAAAACCCGGCCGGATACCGGCTCCGTATGGTTCGGCAGCCGCCACAACCTGCTCACCATGAACGAGCCAGACATCGCCAGCCTGGGCATCGGCCGCAAGTTCCAGAAACCCACGGTGTTTGAAGCCCTCACCGTGTTCGAAAACCTGGAACTGGCCATGGCCGCCGACAAACGCATATTCCCAACCCTGACCGCCATCATGAAACCCGAATACCGGGATCGCATCGACGAAGTGCTGGAGATGATCAAACTCAAAACCCTGCGGGACAAACCCGCCGGCATCCTCTCCCACGGCCAGAAACAGTGGCTGGAAATCGGCATGCTGCTGATGCAGAAACCCCGGCTGCTGCTGGTGGACGAACCCGTCGCCGGCATGACTGAACAGGAAATGGAACGCACCGCCGAATTGCTCACCAGCCTGGCCGGAAAACAGTCCGTTGTGGTGGTAGAGCACGACATGGGCTTCGTGCGTTCCATCGCCCGTCAGGTGACCGTACTGCACCAGGGCAGCGTGCTGGCCGAAGGCACCATGGACCAGGTCTCCAACGACCCGGAAGTGATCAAGGTATACCTGGGGGAGGAGGCGTAA
- the urtC gene encoding urea ABC transporter permease subunit UrtC, with protein sequence MASSQTWLLRPLQERSTQIFLGVLFGALIVVTFLHLFMPQDSALHVSAYTVTLLGKYLCYALLAVAVDLVWGYLGILSLGHGAFFALGGYAMGMYLMRQIGDRGVYGDPVLPDFMVFLNWDTLPWYWQGFDMAWFAFIMVLLAPGLLALVFGFLAFRSRVTGVYLSIITQALTFALMLAFFRNEMGFGGNNGLTDFRDILGFNLRSDATRLGLFIATGIALAIGYVICRGIVTSKLGRVSVACRDAEARTRFLGYRVERVQLFVFVVSAMLAGVAGALYVPQVGIINPSEFSPLFSIEIVVWVALGGRSTLYGAVIGAILVNYAKTVFTGVMPDAWLFALGALFVLVTVFLPKGIAGLLQKRRKAKDDDTTTGQEATA encoded by the coding sequence ATGGCGTCATCACAAACCTGGCTGCTCCGGCCCCTGCAGGAGCGTTCCACCCAGATCTTCCTGGGCGTGCTGTTCGGCGCTTTGATAGTAGTCACGTTTCTGCACCTGTTCATGCCACAGGACAGCGCGCTGCACGTAAGCGCCTACACCGTTACCCTGCTGGGCAAATACCTGTGCTACGCCCTGCTGGCGGTGGCGGTGGATCTGGTGTGGGGTTACCTGGGCATTCTCAGCCTGGGCCACGGTGCGTTCTTTGCCCTCGGCGGTTACGCCATGGGCATGTACCTGATGCGCCAGATCGGTGATCGCGGCGTGTACGGCGACCCGGTGCTGCCAGACTTCATGGTGTTCCTGAACTGGGACACATTGCCCTGGTACTGGCAGGGCTTCGACATGGCCTGGTTTGCCTTCATCATGGTGCTGCTGGCTCCGGGCCTGCTGGCGCTGGTGTTCGGCTTTCTGGCCTTCCGCTCCCGGGTAACCGGGGTGTACCTGTCCATCATCACCCAGGCGCTCACCTTTGCCCTGATGCTGGCCTTCTTCCGCAACGAAATGGGCTTTGGCGGCAACAACGGCCTGACCGACTTCCGCGACATCCTCGGCTTTAACCTGCGCAGCGACGCCACCCGGCTGGGGCTGTTCATCGCCACCGGCATCGCTTTGGCCATTGGCTATGTGATCTGCCGGGGCATTGTCACCAGCAAACTCGGCCGGGTAAGCGTGGCCTGCAGGGACGCCGAAGCCCGCACCCGTTTTCTGGGTTACCGGGTAGAGCGGGTGCAGCTGTTCGTATTCGTGGTGTCCGCCATGCTGGCGGGCGTGGCCGGGGCCCTGTACGTGCCGCAAGTGGGCATCATCAACCCCAGCGAATTCTCGCCGCTGTTCTCCATCGAGATCGTGGTGTGGGTGGCCCTCGGTGGCCGCTCAACGCTGTACGGTGCCGTGATTGGCGCCATCCTGGTGAACTACGCCAAAACCGTGTTCACCGGCGTAATGCCGGATGCCTGGCTGTTCGCCCTGGGCGCGCTGTTTGTGCTGGTGACCGTGTTCCTGCCCAAGGGCATTGCCGGCCTGCTGCAAAAACGCCGAAAAGCCAAAGACGACGATACCACCACCGGGCAGGAGGCCACCGCATGA